From Camelina sativa cultivar DH55 chromosome 5, Cs, whole genome shotgun sequence:
TTTCATTGAGAAGATCAATCAGGTTTGTGTGTATATCTGTCTTGTGGAATATAATCAATCATTGTGTAATGTGGGTGGCTTGTTAGAGGATTTTTAAGAGTTTTTGTAATGGGGATTCTATAGGTTGTTGCTATTAAGCAACTTGACCGGACTGGTTCTCAAGGAATTAGGGAATTTGTGGTTGAAGTCTTGACGTTAAGTCTTGCTGACCATCCGAATCTTGTGAAGCTTATTGGTTTTTGCGCTGAGGGTGTTCAGAGACTATTGGTGTATGAGTACATGCCACTAGGATCTTTGGACAATCACCTCCATGGTATGTTTTTATATACCTCAAACTCATATATATCTTTCTCTAAAGCAACAAGCTTTGTTGATTATGTTATAACTTGTTGTCTTATGTTCTGTTTGCTTTAGATCTTCCACATAGTAGAAAACCGCTAGCTTGGAACACCCGGATGAAAATTGCGGCTGATGCAGCGAGAGGTCTAGAGTATCTCCACGATACAATAAAGCCACCTGTGATCTACCGTGATCTCAAGTGTTCGAATATCTTGCTTGATGAAGAGTATCACGCAAAGCTCTCAGATTTTGGGTTAGCTAAAGTAGGACCAAGAGGGAGTGAAACTCATGTTTCCACAAGGGTTATGGGAACATACGGATACTGTGCTCCTGATTACGCATTAACGGGACAACTCACATTTAAATCAGATGTATACAGTTTCGGAGTTGTTCTTTTGGAGCTTATCACTGGAAGGAAAGCCATCGATAACACGAGACCACGTAATCAACAGAGTCTAGTCGAATGGGTAAAGATTATAAAGTCTCAACCTTTAATTATAGCTTTTTGCTTTTCCTCCTTTATCTAGCTGAGCACAGTTCACACTTTTGGTAACCTTACAGGCGCGTCCGTTGTTTAAAAATAGGAATCATTTCAAGAAAATGGTTGATCCATTGATGGAAGGAGAATATCCAATTAGAGGAGTGTACCAAGCACTTGCTATAGCTGCAATGTGTGTTCAAGAACAGCCTAGTATGAGACCGGTGATAGCGGATGTAGTAATGGCTTTGGATCACTTAGCTTCTTCCAAATATGATCATGGTCATCATCATAGACGAAAGGATTCTAATGTGCCAGAGACCAGAGGcgatgatgaagagaagaaaacactACCCGAATCTATTGTGATAGAGAAGAGAGGCGATGAAGAAGAGCAAATAGTAGTACCCGAATCTAATGTTTGTgtggaggaagagaaacaagagatcaaGATTTGCTCAGATCAAGCGACGTAATGATCAGcaatgtttctttattttgaacacataacaaaaaagattgttagaaattttgttttgtagaaatGCTTCGTTTATGTAAAGCAAACAGTTTTGTTCGATTTAGAAATGAAGATGATCTCACGTGAAAagcaatcaaataaaaaaccggttTAATCACAATCATTTCATGAACCAATCCTAATTCCGGTTTATCACAAACCAATCAAGCCCCAATCAAGCCGGTTCTTGGTATATACAGAATGACACCGTTAACCTTATAACTTCTCTTAAATTACAATTATGCCACAAGTATATGAAGGTTTAACCCGGAACAAAGAATCCGGAAGCGAAGGCTAAACTAAAGAGCAACGGCCGCCGCGAAGCTCTAAACCtccaaagaagcaaaaaaaaaacaatggcgaAAGGCGACGATAAtgtgcagaggaagaagaacaaagtgacgaggaagaagatgagtagAAAGAACGATTCCGCCACTGTTTCTGCTCGCATCGCTGCCATTATCGCCGCCAAGAAACGCCGCAAGTCTGGCAAACGCAGCATGTGTCAGGTATCTCCTCACCCTTTCACCCACTTTccaattcgattttagggtttaatttggtAGAGAAGAGTGTCTGTTTGAATACTCTTAGGGTTCGCTGAAACTGTGAATTTGAAATTGGAAATGTTTAAGTGaattttatgttatttgatgcatttggttttgtattgaaTCTTAGGGAATGTGTTTTAGTCTTCCTACACCTCAAGACCCATATAATGAGAGGCAGGGTAAAGCTGATatcaccaagaagaagaagaagaagaagaataaggtGAAGAGTAGAGATAAAGAAGACAAGAAACCATCTCCTATGTCTATTGACGGTGTTGAGAAGATGGATGGTCCATCAAAGTTTCTGATGTCAAACCTGAATGAGATAGAGAACTCGTTTCGCAAAGATAGCACATACAGTGAACAGCATGACAAGTTTTTGTTCACTAGCACTTGGGGAATTGAGTTCTGGAAATGTTTCTTATCTGGGAAAGATATTGTAGAGACAAGTGGAATGTCTTCTACTGTTGAACAGATTGCGTGGATTGTTTCGACCGCAGCAGATGCTATTGCTAAACGGGAGAAagacgaggaggaggatgagtCTATTGGTAACAGCCCTTTTCTTTTGTACCTTGTGCCATCTCAGTCCAAAGCTTCTCAGGTTAGAATCATATTGTTTAGCCGTgtgattgttttctttctttagtaCAATAGGCAACATCCCTTTTCTTTTGGGACATAATGCagccatttttatttaatcatgcTTAGGTTCGATCGGTTTGTAAGGCACTGAAAGGTATTGGAATTCACACAGTGAGCTTACACCAAGGAGCGTCACTAGATCATCAGATTTCCGGGTACGTCTAACCAGCCCATTacctgtctttttctttttgcagtcTAGTCTCTTTTACATATTTTCCATGCTGTTGCTACATGAAGGATATgatactattcttttttttccctttccatTTCTGACAAGCTGCCTTTCGTGCTGTAGATTGAAAAGTGTCGAGCCTGAGTTTATAGTTGCTACACCTGAGAGACTTTTGGAGATTGTCAACTTGAAGGGCGTTGATATATCGGGTGTTTCATTGCTGGTATGCTAAAATCTATCTCCTGTTTCATTATACTGCAGTCCAAACATTTCCAAATCGTTTTCCTATAGATAAACGTACTATGGGTTCAAATTGAATTGTTTcagtttagattttatgttgGCTTCTTCTGTAGTGGACGGAACTGGTTGGCAGGTCTTTTTCTTATTATGAATGATGTTTGTTAGGGTTTGTTCCTTTTTGAGCTTTCAAGAACCACCAACCACCTCCATCTGCAGCCTGATTTGGATTGAATTTTGTATCCTATTTTGTATAATTGGCTCAGTGTTTGTCCCACTATTGATTGCTTTGAGTAAATCTAAGATTCTTACTGGTCTAGGCGGCTTTCCCAACATCATTCTGAGTTTTCTGTTTTAGTGGAAGTCTGATCCCTATAGCTACATATCTACTTATTCTACACGTTGCCATAAGAAGAAATGCTCATTTTCATGGCAGTTTTCTCTGTATTTTCATGTCATGGAGGACATATATTGAGTCTTAACTATAAATATGTTTCTATGTTTCTGGATATCAATAGGCCTCTCTTTAACTCGACGTATCATGCTATAGAGTCTCTGCATCCTATATTTAAGAGCATTCAACACTGCTAATTGGTTTCTCACACTTACACAGGTCATCGATGAACTAGGTTCCCTTTGCAGTA
This genomic window contains:
- the LOC104786850 gene encoding DEAD-box ATP-dependent RNA helicase 40-like codes for the protein MAKGDDNVQRKKNKVTRKKMSRKNDSATVSARIAAIIAAKKRRKSGKRSMCQGMCFSLPTPQDPYNERQGKADITKKKKKKKNKVKSRDKEDKKPSPMSIDGVEKMDGPSKFLMSNLNEIENSFRKDSTYSEQHDKFLFTSTWGIEFWKCFLSGKDIVETSGMSSTVEQIAWIVSTAADAIAKREKDEEEDESIGNSPFLLYLVPSQSKASQVRSVCKALKGIGIHTVSLHQGASLDHQISGLKSVEPEFIVATPERLLEIVNLKGVDISGVSLLVIDELGSLCSSGYLDAVKSIKQAISSKHQSIVFNDSFSATILPAVQGLLGRSINRVTVSDSVASQGSNIIQTVNVCSSEDKKLEKFAELLDSSSSKIIHIITKEESFGKIRALLKLKGISEVQKGRKPLAHLIDIEQLDTTVMRDFETVLLPDFFPSIEIYTQILTSMARESVHGVLQSFITKKEAKSYQAGPLVNVLENCGQNVPDPWKNLSVAMSD
- the LOC104786849 gene encoding probable serine/threonine-protein kinase RLCKVII — protein: MGCFGRTVKSNKRSEPKTTKKNDITSPKKLTNDPNIVHKNINRDNQTQPTSDCLKVSLCGDVNKEVDTKEEDQLALDAKDTLVEDEVSGKKAQTFTFGQLAVATGNFKSDCFLGEGGFGKVYRGFIEKINQVVAIKQLDRTGSQGIREFVVEVLTLSLADHPNLVKLIGFCAEGVQRLLVYEYMPLGSLDNHLHDLPHSRKPLAWNTRMKIAADAARGLEYLHDTIKPPVIYRDLKCSNILLDEEYHAKLSDFGLAKVGPRGSETHVSTRVMGTYGYCAPDYALTGQLTFKSDVYSFGVVLLELITGRKAIDNTRPRNQQSLVEWARPLFKNRNHFKKMVDPLMEGEYPIRGVYQALAIAAMCVQEQPSMRPVIADVVMALDHLASSKYDHGHHHRRKDSNVPETRGDDEEKKTLPESIVIEKRGDEEEQIVVPESNVCVEEEKQEIKICSDQAT